One stretch of Camelus bactrianus isolate YW-2024 breed Bactrian camel chromosome 21, ASM4877302v1, whole genome shotgun sequence DNA includes these proteins:
- the TAGLN2 gene encoding transgelin-2 has protein sequence MANRGPAYGLSREVQQKIEKQYDVDLEQILIQWITTQCRKDVGRPQPGRENFQNWLKDGTVLCELINGLYPEGQAPVKKIQASTMAFKQMEQISQFLQAAERYGINTTDIFQTVDLWEGKNMACVQRTLMNLGGLAVARDDGLFSGDPNWFPKKSKENPRNFTDNQLQEGKNVIGLQMGTNRGASQAGMTGYGMPRQIL, from the exons ATGGCCAACAGGGGACCTGCCTACGGCCTGAGCCGAGAGGTGCAGCAGAAGATTGAGAAACAATACGATGTGGACCTGGAGCAGATCCTGATCCAGTGGATCACCACCCAGTGCCGCAAGGATGTGGGCCGGCCCCAGCCCGGGCGCGAGAACTTCCAGAACTGGCTCAAGGATGGCACG GTGCTGTGTGAGCTCATTAACGGACTGTACCCCGAGGGGCAGGCCCCAGTGAAGAAGATCCAGGCTTCCACCATGGCCTTCAAGCAGATGGAGCAGATCTCCCAGTTCCTGCAGGCTGCCGAGCGCTACGGCATCAACACCACTGACATCTTCCAGACTGTGGACCTCTGGGAAG GAAAGAACATGGCCTGTGTGCAGCGGACCCTGATGAACCTGGGCGGGCTGGCAGTAGCCCGGGACGATGGGCTCTTCTCTGGGGATCCCAACTGGTTTCCCAA GAAATCCAAGGAGAACCCTCGGAACTTCACGGACAACCAGCTGCAGGAGGGCAAGAATGTGATTGGGTTACAGATGGGGACCAACCGTGGGGCGTCTCAGGCAGGCATGACCGGCTACGGGATGCCACGCCAGATCCTCTGA